The Tolypothrix sp. PCC 7712 region GGCAGCTGGAGTGAATGATTATATTTCTAAACCTATCGATTTACCACTGTTAGCTAGTTTGGTAGCTAAATATAGTAAACCTCAGTAAGAGATGATTTATAAAGTAAAAATAAAATTGCTGTAGGGAAGCTAGTACAAGCCGGCGTAAATAGCGCAAAGTTGGCGGTGTCGGTTTCCGTCCCGCCAAACTTTGTAAGAGAAACAGACCATCTGTAATCGCTAAAAGGCTTGTGCTAACTATTCTTTCTTTTGACTTTTGACTCCTGCGGAGTTCGCCAGTTGCTTTATGCCGACGGCACTTCCTTCAAGTCGGCAAAGCCGCCCAACGGAGTGCCTTGGGAACCCGTCCACCGCACTGGCTCACTTTTGACTTTTGCCTTGTTGTACTAGTCGTGTAACGTCTCCGCAGTATTCACCCGTAATACCATTTCTCTAAATTCAGGCTACAGATAATTCTCTCCCTACCCCCTGCTGCCTATTTGTAGCGGTATTTTGGAGAATTGGGATAATTTGCTGGCTGGTGGGATGACAGTGGAACAGGTGACGAAGTTTACAGGTTTGGATATAGAGGCGATGGCTTCGCCATCGCCTTAGGCGATCGCATCCACAAAGGCACTATCAGCAGTTGACGATTGACTGTTAATCCTAACACCAAATTTGGACAACGCGACCTTGCAATTGTTGCCCTAGCCAAGGTGTATTACTAGAAAGGGTGTGCAGGTTTTTACTCTCGACTTTCCAGTTTTGCTGAGGGTCAAATAAGGTTAATTCAGCTTTTTGATGAGGTGCGATCGCCTGAAGTTTATCTCGCAAACATTCGGCTGATCGCGTACTCAAAGCCCGCCATAATTCTAAGGCGGTAAATTCGCCAGTGTCTACGAGATGTTGCCATAACAAAGGCAATGCTAACTCGTAACCAATTGCCCCTGGAGGTGCTTCTGCAAAGGCTTGGACTTTTTCTTCGTAGGTGAAGGGTGCGTGTTCAATGGCGATCGCATCAATGATTCCGGTGCGTACCCCCTCCCGTAGCGCCTTGACATCGCTGGGATTACCCAAGGGCGGATCTAAATGCAAGCTGGTGTGATAGCTTTTGACTGACTTGGTATCTAATAACAAATGCATCCAAGTAGTGCTGGCGGTGATGGGTAGACCAGATGCCTTGGCAGATGCAATTAAATCTACACTACGTGCAGTAGAAACACGCATAATATGCACGTGGGAATTGCCTGTGGCGGCGACTAATTCCAATAAAGCTGCGATCGCACTTGTTTCTGCACTGGCGGGGATGGGTGGTAAACCCAGGCGAATCGCGTCTGGCCCTTCTCGCATCACTCCATTGGCTGTTAATTGCTGGTCACAAGGCCAAAAGGCTACTGGTTTACCTATAGGCAGGAGATATTCTAACACCCGCCGCACTAGCCCTAAATTTTCCCTGGGGACAGCATCAGTAAAGCCAACAACACCCGCCGCAGCTAAATCTGCTAATTCTGTTAATTGCTTCCCTGCTAAATCGAGCGTCATCGCACCCCAGGTTTGGAGATGTGGGAGAGGGGGGGATGAGAGGGAGGAAGCTTCTCTTTGTTGACTCATCTTTTGCAACTGTGCCACAACAGCCGGGTTATCAATGACGGGGGAGGTATTAGGTAAGATGCTGATTCTGGTAAAACCACCAGCCGCCGCTGCTTGTAGCAGAGATGAGATGGTTTCCCTTTCTTCAAATCCCGGTTCTCCAGAGTGGCTGTACAAATCCACTAACCCTGGCCCTAGAATTAATCCCCGACAGTCTTTGATTTGAGTATCGGAACTGACATCGGTAATATGTGCGGCAATGGCTTGAATGTAACCATCAGCAATTAGCACATCAGTTAGTTGATCTGTTCCAGAAACCGGGTCAATTACCCGTACTTGTTGTAGCAATTCAGTTGTCATGTGTGCTTTTAGCGATTACTTATCAGTGTTTTAACTGTGAGTCTATTTTGATCTATTTGTTGACCGAACAAAGGATGAAGGATAAAGACAGGTTGAATGATACCAATTTTAAAAAAGAAGGCGACAGATTGTAGGGGCACGGCACTGGCCATTGGTGTCAACTTAACGTGAAACTCGCTTGGTTGAAAGGTTTCGCCCTCACCCCCAGCCCCTCTCCCGCAGGGAGAAGGGAGCAAGAGATTTAGTTCTCCTTCTCCTGGGGGAGAAGGGGTTAGGGGATGAGGGCACGAGGTATTTGTACAACGCCCGCCCTATATAGCTTTTAGCTTAAGTTGACACGTATGGGCACTGGCGTGCCCTCTAGAATATATTGATGTGTCGCAAACATTATTTGAATTGGTATGAGAATGGCGATCACTTCAAACCCATCCCTAAATCAGTCGAGTAATTTCATACTTCATACTTTATATTTCAGTCTTCAATTGACTGACAGCTTAACACTGACCTCTACAATGCTCCAGCTGCTGTTTTATCGAATACTCCGCCACCTAAGTGAGTGGTGATATTCATGGCTTGCAGCACTGGTAAACCATCTGGCCCAGCTGGGTAATCGATGACGCTAACTGCGCCGTTACCCTGGCGGAAATTCCAGAAGTTGTCTGATGGTAAACCAAGAATATGACATAGTAAAGTTTTATTGGTAGCGTCGTGAGCGACGACGATGCCAGTTTTGAGATGACTTTGTGATGCTGCTTGCACAATTAAGCGCCAAGCTGCAACGCTACGTTCCCAAACTTGCTGTAAATTTTCCCCTTCAGGCATTTGTACTTGTGCTGGTTCTGTGCGCCAGCGTTCTAACTCTCCGGGAAACTCTTGTTCTATTTCTGCTTCTAATTTGCCTTCCCAGAGTCCGTGGCTGATTTCTCTTAAACCATCTTGAAATTCCAGCTTTACACTAGGATGATGCTGCAAGATGAGTTCTGCTGTTTCTTTGGGACGCGCCATTGGACTGCTGACAGCAAAATCTATGTCCACATCTTTGAGAAATTCACCAGCTTTCCGCGCCTGGTTTCTACCGTTGTCGTTGAGGGGAACGTCAATTTGTCCTTGGAACTTAGTTTGACGATTCCACTCGGTTTCTCCATGACGTACCAGTAGCAACCTGACTCCTTGATGTCCGGGACGCAATGAAGGCAGAGTTTCGCCTGTATGTTGTGTCTGATTTAAAGATTCTAACTGTACGGGGTCGCCCAAACCGCCAGCAAAATTTAATACTGTAATGCCACAGTTAGATTGCTGTATGGAGTGGTAGCGGCTAGCGGGAATTCCTAACGCCGTGCTAATTAAAGCGCGATTAATGCCGTTATGTCCCACAATCAAGATAGTTTCACCTTGATGATGGGGTAAAGTTTCTTGCCAAAACTGCCGTGCTTGTTCGTATAAAGATAGAACCGGAAAATGTTCTTTGGTTCCTTCTGCGCTTTCCACTAACATCCGCAATTCATGGGGACGTTCGTGCCAAGTTTGGTAATCTTCAGCGAACTGTTGCTTCACCTCAGCTGTGAGCATTCTCTCCCATAAAGGCAGGTCAATCTCCAGCAATTTATCAGAAGTTTGGCAGACAGCAGACTTGCTAGTCGGATTTGTCAACTCACGTTGAATAATTTCTGCTGTTTGCTTTGCTCTCTGTAATGGACTGCTATAAATTGCATGGAATAAAATATTACTGAGGGCCTTGCCTAATTTGCCGGCATCGGTTTGACCTTTTTCTGTCAATAAGGACGCATCCGTGCGCCCTTGGATACGCCGCTCAGTGTTATACATACTTTGGCCGTGGCGTACAATGATCACACGGGTCACTATCTTGCCCTCCTCTCTCTAAAGGAACAATTTTACTGCAAACTGGGTTAATCACTGTAACTTAATTTTTACCAGGAAAGATAGGGGGGGTTGGGGATGAGGGAGATGAGGAGGATAAGGGGGATGAGGGAGAAAATAATCATTATTGTACAGACGCGATGAATCGCGTCTCTTGGTCTCTATGACTCAGTACTATTAAGGAATTATATATGTTAAAAGGTATTTCGTTAGCGATCACTCTTTCTTTTATTTCTTTCATTAACTACAGCCATAGTCAAGCAATTGCTACCACCACTACTGATTATCAAATTGCTCAAAATTCTCAGCCATCGACAGCATTAACTGAGGAACAGTTGGGAATCGGTGGTATTAAACTTTCTATGCGTGAAATACAAGTCAGAAAGATTTTAGGTAAACCTGTAAAAGTAGAAAATATTGATAGTCCTGCGATCGGCAGAATTCGGACTCTGAAATACCCTGATATCACAGTTGATTTAGATGAGGGTGGTACGCCAGGTAAATTTACTGTTTATCAAATTAAAGTTACCAGTAATAAATATGCCACTATCGATGGTGTAAAAGTTGGCGATGGGCAATCAAAAGTCATCAGAACATACGGTAAAGCTGAGATTTATAAAGAAGATAATCTGACTAGAATAAATTACGGACTAGAAAACCCTAGCCCTGCAGGTTTAAATTTTACTTTTAAGAATGGCAAAGTTATCGAAATTCTCTGCTTTTACGTAATGAATTAACCTGACTTTTTTTACTGCAATTGCATTGCACTTATTAAGAGAGCATTGATACATTAAGGTGTGTTACGGCTATGAGAGTGGGACAAAGAGACAATGACATTTAGCCGTAACGCACCATCAATGCGCCGATGCGTTAGGCGCTAAGATAGTTATTTCGTGACAAACCACATTGGAAATGAGCACCTAACACATCCTACAGTAATTTTATTTTTCCTTTAGCAATAACCCGTAACCGATAATCGTAAAGCTCAGTTATCCAACTTTCCTAACCAATACTTGTCGGTTAAGGGGAAAAAGAGGAATGGTTCAAGGGAAAGAAAAAACCTTTAACCGTTTCCCCAAAACCAATTTTGAGTTCAAAACGCTATCCCTTGTAGTATTGCTCCCCTAACTTCCTTAAAATCAGATAATTGTGATAAACTACGGTAAGACGATGGATTTAAAGACTATTGTAAATGCAACTGTCAATCGTTTGATTCATGGGAAAAAAGTGCAAGATTGGCGTTGAGATTTGTAGGTATCTTTGCGTTGTATTAGCTAGAAAGAGAAATTCTGATATTTTGAGGAATTAGGGGTTATGGCTTTATCAATAGTAGATTCTACACTTACTTATATCTGCATTCGCGTAAACTTGCAAGACCATACCCAACCGATAATTTCCCAATTAATTTCTCGCTACGGCTTAACAGTTAATATTGCAGCAGCTAGTTTAAAAGAAAATACTCAAAACAACGGCTGGTTTAATTTAGAAATTCAAGGCGATGCTCAACAAATAGCATCTGGACTTAGCTATTTACAATCGCTAAATATAGATATTGAGCAGTTAAACGTTAAAAGCCTCAGCGCTCAAAATCAAGAAAAACTCAAATTATTATGTATGAACCCAGATTGTTATGGGTGTTATCAGACAAAGCAAGAATTACAAAATCGTAACCAAGAAGTTGAGATGACTGTTCCCAAAAATCGAGCGAAATTTCAAGTTTCTATTCCCCATAATTATCGTTCAGCGCCGATAATTAGCGGATTGGTAGCTTGTTATGGCTTAACTGTAAATATTGCTAAGGCTGATTTAGATATAGATGCTCAAAGAGATGGTAAGTTTGATTTAGAAATTTCCGGGAGTCCTCAACAGATTATCTTCGGGTTGAGATATTTAAAAGAATTAGGCTTACAAATTTGGCTGTAATATCAAGTCCATAGAGCTTTCTCAACAAAGGTAGGGTGCGTTACGGCTTTAATAGCAGCAGAATAGATAATACTATTTTGAACAAAGACAGCATCGATAAGGGCACGGCGACCATAATTTTTTGCGATATCAAATTATCTTACAGGTGCCGTGCCCCTACAAAGAATTTATCTATCGCTTGTATCGGCGTTTATCAGCGTTTATCTGCGGTTAAATTCCTTGCAAACTAACATCTATTGTGCAAGCCATACAAAGATGCAATAGTATAAAAGCGTATGGGTGAGTAAGCATCTTTTACCAGTTTACTGACCTAAAACGCTTAAAATTACTTAATATTTTAACTTGTATGGTGGCTATTGTTACTCAAACACAATTGCATGACTTACGCCCGGGCGATCGCGTTAGATATCATGGTGTCGATTGGAAAGTAGAAGACTACAGCATATATCAAGATCCGCAGGGGTATTTAACGGATGAGTGGTTGCTAAGTTCTAAGAAGGGTTCAGAATATTACTTATTACGAGAATTCGATCCAAACAACAAGCCACATTCTATAACTTGGTATCTAGCTAACCCACTGCAAAATCCGCGCCTGTTACTACCAGATTCCGAAGAAAATATCATACCCAGGTTATGGGAGGATATGCAATCTCAAGGGGAACCATATCCAGAATTGCAACTCTTTTATAAGCGTTATTACTTTGAGTCACGCACAGAGGGAGACTATCAGACAGAAGGTGAAATAAAATCTCGGATTACCTGGGATTATTGGGATGAAGAACATCAAATGAATTTAGCTATAGAAGCTTTTCCCTATCATCAATTAGATATTTATTCTACCAAAGTAGTCCGTCCTGACGAATTTTCCTCTATCCAAAAATTAGCAGATGCAAATCAGATTGATGTGGGAGAGATTATTGTCAAATCTGTGCAAGCTGTATTTGCTTCTGTGCTATTGCTCATAGGAATTTGTATGCTCATATTTGGATAAGTGGGAAATGCCTAATTCTTTATTTATTGAACAGCATGATGATGGTATTGCTTTCTATATCAATGGAGATTTGCAGTTTGATACAGCAGATGAAGCAATATATCATGAATATTTGGTAATTCCTGCGATCGCTTTAGCCATTAAAAGATTTCCGCATACCGATTTACGGGTGCTGGTTTGTGGAGGTGGTGATGGATTAGCGGCGAGAGATATCTTACGGTTTCCCCAAGTTAGCGAAATTGATTTAGTTGATTACAATCCAGAAGTTTTAGAACTAGCTAACACTGTATTTAAACCTTATAACTTAGGCAGTTTAGAATCAGAAAAAGTCACTGTCTATACTCAAGATGCATTTGGCTTTGTTTCCCAACAGCCAAATGATTATTATCATGTCATCATTTGCGATTTTACCTATCCCCATGCTGCAGAAGACACGAATATATATAGTCGGGAATGGTTCCAAAAGCTAAATCGCGTACTAATTCCCAATGGCGTAATTTGCACGAACGGCGTTTCTCCCCAAAATAGAACAACAGGTTTTTGGTGTTTATATCAAACACTGTTAGCAGCAGATTTCACAGTCAAACCTTTACAGCTAGCTATTCCTTCATTTTCTCATCATGGTTACGGCAATTGGGGCTTCTTTTTAGCATCGCCGCAGGTAATTACGCGCTATGAAATCGAAATCCTCAACTTTCCTGAAGAGTTACATTTTTTAACACCTAGTCAGCTACTCTCAGCCTTTATTTTTGAGAGTGCGATCGCAAATTCTCGGCATGGAGTTATGATTCATACTTTAGAGAGTCCGCAACTGTTTTATTATCTGCTGAATGCGTCATCTAATTTAGACAATTTAGATTTAGAATCTGACGCTAGCGTTGATTTTTTAGATATTGAAGAGATAGGAACAGCCGAAATTGGAGAAGGTGATTTCCTAGATTTAGCATCAGTAGCTAAATTTTGGATAGAAAATATTTATGCTTTGCCAGAAACACAGGATAAATTAGCAGATATGAATCGGTATTTACCTGTGCGTCATCGCTACCATAGCCAAAATATGACATCAGCATGGCTAGCACATCTCAAAGAATTACTCGCAGAAATAGATATTAAGCAATTATTGCAGAGTTTGTTAGCCAGAGCGCAAGATTTACCTCCACAAATTGCCCAAGATTTGAAAAAATTAGCTGACAAATTTAGTAATAATCAAGCATTAGCAAATCTACATCCGCAAACTGTGGAGTTAATCGCCATGCTATCGGTAACGTTATTAATGGCAAATTTAGTCGCGCCTGATTCAGTATTTGCTAAAGGTTTCTCTTCTAGTAGTGGTAGTAGCAGTAGTACTAGCTATAGCGGCGATGGTGATACCTTTATGAACAAATTTATTGGTATGTGTCTCACTGGAGTGGGGGGAGTTTGGCTATATAATATCTTCTTCCCGCAACAAAGGGATGAGTGAAGATAATTCGTAGTTCGTAATTCGTAATTACATCAATACGCAAATAATATGATTTATGCAGATAAATCGACGCAGCAGGATTTAGCTTTAAATATTAGAGAATTAAATACAGCCGCACAACAGGATTGGGATGCACTCATTAAAAATCATCCCAATGGTTGCTTTATGCAAACTTTCAGTTGGGCAGATTTTAAAGAAATTGAGGGATATAAAACCTTTCGCTATGGTTTGTTTTTAAATAATCAATTAATAGGAGGATGTATTTATTATTTATATCCTCAAAGCAATAAAGCTAATTTATTGATTGCGCCTGGTGGGCCGATATTACCAGCAGAATATGCAGAGTCAGCGCTACAGCTATTGTTACATCAAGCTGAAAAATTAGCAAAAGAATTAGGAGCGATCGCACTGCGGATTGAACCACTATGGACAGAGAAACCAGCGTACCTGAAAAAATTTGTGCGCGCACCTGCTGATTTATTACCATCGGAAACTTTACTTATAGATTTAACCCCAGAAACCAGCGAAATTTTAGCGGCGATGAAGCCGAAAGGACGCTACAATATTCGCCTCAGTCAACGCTATGGTGTGACAACAGAATTTAGCAACGATTCGCAAAAGATTCCTGTCTTGTATGAATTGTTTTGGGAAACTGTACAGCGTCAAAAGTTTTTTGGTGAACCCTACGGCTTTTTTATCAATCTTTGCCAAACATTATTTAAATCAAACATGGCAGAAATTGGTGTAGCCTATTGGCAAGGTGAAATCATAGCAGCAATTTTAGTAGTATATTGCGGTCAAGTGGCTACTTATTTATATGGCGGACGCAGTTTAGCACATCCACAAGTCATGGCTAATTACAGCTTACATTGGGAAGCCATGCAAAGAGCCAAATTGCGCGGTTGCCAATTTTATGATTTCTATGGGTTTACCCAAGATGCAAATCATAGCTATGCCAAGTTTTCGCAATTTAAAAGTCAGTTTGGTGGTCAGCCTATTAAAACTATAGGCGCACATGATTACTTTTTTTATGACCAATTAGCTGATACCCTCATTAGCTTATTTCAAAACCTGGCAGGTGGAAGCAAATGAACGAAAGACTGATGGCGATAGTTACGCAATTTGGTGTTATTTTACTAGAATTATTTGTAGGTTTTGGTTTATTCTGGGTGGGACAGTTTGCCTACCAAAAGCTGTTTCGCCGCCGCATGGAATTAAATTTAGAATTGTTTGTTAATGATAACCCTGCGGTTGCTGTAGCGCTGGTAGGTTACTATTTTGGTATAGTTATTGCTTTAGGCGGCGTTCTCGGCCAAGCTGTAGATAATTGGCAAGATAAAGCGCTGAATTTAATTAGTTATGGTGCAACAGTAATTTTATTAATGTTAGCTGGTGCATGGGTAGGGGATAAATTAATTCTGCGTCATTTTAATTGCGAACGCGAAATTATTCAAGACCGTAATATCGGTGCGGCGAATGTAGAAGCTGCAAACCACATCGCCAACGGTTTAATTTTAAATGCGGCTTTAGCTGGAGAAAGTGGTGGTTGGTTGGTAGGAATAGTTTGTTGGTTAATTGGTTTGGGATTACTCGTGTTAGTCAGTTTCATCTATCCCAAAGTTACTAAATATAATGTATTTGCAGAAATTGAAAAGCGCAATAACCCGGCGGCTGGTGTTGCTTTAGCAGGGTTACTGATTGCTACAGGTAACATTGTACGAGTCGCTTTTGCTGCTGAATTTGAAAACTGGGTTGTGAGTTTTACCCAGTATGGATTACTGTTAATATTTTGCTTAATTTCCTTGGTTGTAATTCGCTGGTTAGCCGATTTAATTTTAGTACCTGGCGTTAAAATCTCCGATGAAATTGCCAATCAAGAAGTTCCCAATGTTGGCGCAGGTTTAATAGAAGCTTTTGCTTATATTGCCGCTTCTTTTTTAATTGCTTGGTGTCTTTAATAAATTATGAATTATTAGTAGGCTGTGTTAGCGAGCGCGACTCGTAGCGCACCTCCGCTTAAATGGTATGCCAATACTTGTCGGTTAAGGGGAAAAGGAGAAGGGTAAAAGGGGCAAGAAAAAACCTTTAACTCTTACCCTTTCACCTTTTCCCCAAACCAAATTCCGAGTTGGAAATCCTTAACCGAGCAGTATTGAATGGTATGCTACTAATATTTAAATAATACCTTTGATATAATTATCACGAAATAATTGTTCTCGCGCCTAACGCACCGCCGCGTAGATGGTGCGTTACGGCTAATTTTAATTGTCTCTAAGCATCAAATTATCTCATAGCCGTAACACACCCTACATTGATTGGTATATGAGAAAGTTTATTAACCAGTGATATTTAAATAATTCCAGTTAGCCATGCTTTCAGAATTAGTAATTTGTCTGGTGAGAATTTCTGCCAATAGCCTAGCTTTTTGCTGATTATCTTTTTGGTAGTCGCAGATATGAATATCGATTGTAACTTTTGCTTCTTCTGGCCAAAAATGCAACGCTACATGAGACTCTGCTAGTAAAATAACTGCAGAAACTCCCTGTGGTTGGAATGCATAAGCCAGTTCACCAACAATAGTAAGTTGAGCTATATGAGCCGCATTTTTGATAACCTTGATAAAATCTGCCGTTTCCCAATTGAAAACAGTCTGTGCAGCAGGCAAAATTGCGTAGAAATGATGGGACTGAATCACCTATACAAGTCTTGGGTTTGAATCGTCAAAGGTAATAGTATGCTTAAGCGTAACAGTAAAATGATCCTTGTGTATGATACAGAAGTATAGTATGATTACCCAAAAATAATCATTGCTTAACTACATTGTTACGGACAGCATATGCTGTGACGGCTTGTGGTTTAGCATAAGTTTGTTCTGGTGCGTTAACCTCGAACCACAAGAATTAAAATTACAGATTTTTTACAGTTTAATCTTACCAATCTGACTTAAAAAGTAGTGCGGTAGGCATTAGGGAGCAGAGAAGAGAAGGGACGGGGTAACGAAAAATAACGAATGAAAAATTACAAATTACAAACTAAGAAAATTCAAAAATATTTATTCGTTATTCTTAATATGCAGTTTATTGAGGAATAATTAGAGAAATTCATGTCACGCGATGGTAAAGAGAAGCGTAGCCTCTACTTTTACCATCATTGATTACAGTTATCTCCAGTTTAAGAAAGCGGGCGAGAATCTATTAATTGAGAAATTTTATTCTCGAAAAGATGCGATCGCCTACGTTTTGTGTTGTATTTTTCTAATATAAGTACCAGTTAAACAACCACAGGAGCATCTATAGATTGCTTAGTTAAATCCAACACCCAATCACTATTGCCTAGGTTAATTGGAATCATAATGGCTAAAGTTTATATTTTGGATGCCAACAAACAACCCTTGTATCCCATACACATCAGCCAAGCTAGAAAGCTATTGTCACAAGGTGATGCAAAAGTATTCC contains the following coding sequences:
- a CDS encoding histidine phosphatase family protein, coding for MTRVIIVRHGQSMYNTERRIQGRTDASLLTEKGQTDAGKLGKALSNILFHAIYSSPLQRAKQTAEIIQRELTNPTSKSAVCQTSDKLLEIDLPLWERMLTAEVKQQFAEDYQTWHERPHELRMLVESAEGTKEHFPVLSLYEQARQFWQETLPHHQGETILIVGHNGINRALISTALGIPASRYHSIQQSNCGITVLNFAGGLGDPVQLESLNQTQHTGETLPSLRPGHQGVRLLLVRHGETEWNRQTKFQGQIDVPLNDNGRNQARKAGEFLKDVDIDFAVSSPMARPKETAELILQHHPSVKLEFQDGLREISHGLWEGKLEAEIEQEFPGELERWRTEPAQVQMPEGENLQQVWERSVAAWRLIVQAASQSHLKTGIVVAHDATNKTLLCHILGLPSDNFWNFRQGNGAVSVIDYPAGPDGLPVLQAMNITTHLGGGVFDKTAAGAL
- a CDS encoding lipid II:glycine glycyltransferase FemX; the protein is MIYADKSTQQDLALNIRELNTAAQQDWDALIKNHPNGCFMQTFSWADFKEIEGYKTFRYGLFLNNQLIGGCIYYLYPQSNKANLLIAPGGPILPAEYAESALQLLLHQAEKLAKELGAIALRIEPLWTEKPAYLKKFVRAPADLLPSETLLIDLTPETSEILAAMKPKGRYNIRLSQRYGVTTEFSNDSQKIPVLYELFWETVQRQKFFGEPYGFFINLCQTLFKSNMAEIGVAYWQGEIIAAILVVYCGQVATYLYGGRSLAHPQVMANYSLHWEAMQRAKLRGCQFYDFYGFTQDANHSYAKFSQFKSQFGGQPIKTIGAHDYFFYDQLADTLISLFQNLAGGSK
- a CDS encoding dihydroorotase, with protein sequence MTTELLQQVRVIDPVSGTDQLTDVLIADGYIQAIAAHITDVSSDTQIKDCRGLILGPGLVDLYSHSGEPGFEERETISSLLQAAAAGGFTRISILPNTSPVIDNPAVVAQLQKMSQQREASSLSSPPLPHLQTWGAMTLDLAGKQLTELADLAAAGVVGFTDAVPRENLGLVRRVLEYLLPIGKPVAFWPCDQQLTANGVMREGPDAIRLGLPPIPASAETSAIAALLELVAATGNSHVHIMRVSTARSVDLIASAKASGLPITASTTWMHLLLDTKSVKSYHTSLHLDPPLGNPSDVKALREGVRTGIIDAIAIEHAPFTYEEKVQAFAEAPPGAIGYELALPLLWQHLVDTGEFTALELWRALSTRSAECLRDKLQAIAPHQKAELTLFDPQQNWKVESKNLHTLSSNTPWLGQQLQGRVVQIWC
- a CDS encoding DUF4178 domain-containing protein, producing MVAIVTQTQLHDLRPGDRVRYHGVDWKVEDYSIYQDPQGYLTDEWLLSSKKGSEYYLLREFDPNNKPHSITWYLANPLQNPRLLLPDSEENIIPRLWEDMQSQGEPYPELQLFYKRYYFESRTEGDYQTEGEIKSRITWDYWDEEHQMNLAIEAFPYHQLDIYSTKVVRPDEFSSIQKLADANQIDVGEIIVKSVQAVFASVLLLIGICMLIFG
- a CDS encoding spermine synthase; amino-acid sequence: MPNSLFIEQHDDGIAFYINGDLQFDTADEAIYHEYLVIPAIALAIKRFPHTDLRVLVCGGGDGLAARDILRFPQVSEIDLVDYNPEVLELANTVFKPYNLGSLESEKVTVYTQDAFGFVSQQPNDYYHVIICDFTYPHAAEDTNIYSREWFQKLNRVLIPNGVICTNGVSPQNRTTGFWCLYQTLLAADFTVKPLQLAIPSFSHHGYGNWGFFLASPQVITRYEIEILNFPEELHFLTPSQLLSAFIFESAIANSRHGVMIHTLESPQLFYYLLNASSNLDNLDLESDASVDFLDIEEIGTAEIGEGDFLDLASVAKFWIENIYALPETQDKLADMNRYLPVRHRYHSQNMTSAWLAHLKELLAEIDIKQLLQSLLARAQDLPPQIAQDLKKLADKFSNNQALANLHPQTVELIAMLSVTLLMANLVAPDSVFAKGFSSSSGSSSSTSYSGDGDTFMNKFIGMCLTGVGGVWLYNIFFPQQRDE
- a CDS encoding DUF350 domain-containing protein — protein: MNERLMAIVTQFGVILLELFVGFGLFWVGQFAYQKLFRRRMELNLELFVNDNPAVAVALVGYYFGIVIALGGVLGQAVDNWQDKALNLISYGATVILLMLAGAWVGDKLILRHFNCEREIIQDRNIGAANVEAANHIANGLILNAALAGESGGWLVGIVCWLIGLGLLVLVSFIYPKVTKYNVFAEIEKRNNPAAGVALAGLLIATGNIVRVAFAAEFENWVVSFTQYGLLLIFCLISLVVIRWLADLILVPGVKISDEIANQEVPNVGAGLIEAFAYIAASFLIAWCL
- a CDS encoding RRXRR domain-containing protein, translated to MAKVYILDANKQPLYPIHISQARKLLSQGDAKVFRRYPFTIILKEVLTQSRLEQLGIKIDPDVN
- a CDS encoding NIL domain-containing protein, coding for MALSIVDSTLTYICIRVNLQDHTQPIISQLISRYGLTVNIAAASLKENTQNNGWFNLEIQGDAQQIASGLSYLQSLNIDIEQLNVKSLSAQNQEKLKLLCMNPDCYGCYQTKQELQNRNQEVEMTVPKNRAKFQVSIPHNYRSAPIISGLVACYGLTVNIAKADLDIDAQRDGKFDLEISGSPQQIIFGLRYLKELGLQIWL
- a CDS encoding S-adenosylmethionine decarboxylase family protein encodes the protein MPAAQTVFNWETADFIKVIKNAAHIAQLTIVGELAYAFQPQGVSAVILLAESHVALHFWPEEAKVTIDIHICDYQKDNQQKARLLAEILTRQITNSESMANWNYLNITG